A window of Rhodoligotrophos appendicifer genomic DNA:
TTTTCCTTCATGCAGGATGGCCCCCTCGACATGCGCATGGGCGGCGAGGGCATGAGCGCCGCGGATGTGGTGGCCGAGTTCTCCGAGACGGCACTGGCGAATGTGATCTTTACCTACGGTGAAGAACGCAAGTCTCGGCCTATAGCGCGGGCCATCGTCAAGGCGCGTTCGATCGAGCCGATCGCCCGCACGGTCCAGTTGGCCGAAATCGTGGAGCGCGCCTTGGGGGGACGCCGGCCTCAGGATCGGATCCATCCGGCGACCCGCACCTTCCAGGCTTTGAGAATCTTCGTCAATGACGAGCTCGGTGAGCTTGCCCGCGGCTTGGGGGCAGCTGAACGACTTTTGCGTCCGGGCGGACGTCTCGCCGTGGTCTCCTTCCACTCCCTTGAGGATCGGATCGTGAAGCGTTTTTTCGCCGACCGCACGGGCCGCTCTCCGCGCACCTCCCGTCATGCGCCCGAGGAGGATCATGTCGCGCCGAGCTTCGAGGCGATTGGCAGAGGTGTGATCTCCGCCTCAGAGGCCGAAGCGCGCGATAATCCTCGCGCCCGCTCCGCAAAGCTTCGGGCCGGATGCCGCACATCTGCCGATGCCATTCCGCTCGATGCCGAGCGGCTGGGCATGAAGGCCATCGATCGCGAGGCCCTGTCATGCTGAGAATTCTGAACGGCATCCTGGTGGTTGCCCTCATGGGACTGGCCTTCTGGCTCTACCGCCTCGAATACGATGCCCGTGTGGCCGAGAACCAGATCTCGACCCTGAAGCGACAGATCACCGGCGAGTATGAGGCGATCAGGCTCCTGCGCGGCGAATGGGCGCATCTCACGCGACCGCAACGGATTCAGGAACTCGCCGCCAAGCACCTGACCATGGCGCCGCTGCAGCCGCCGCAGATCATCGCGGCTCAGGATCTAGCGACGGCGATCCCCGAATATGATCGGTTCCGTAAGCCCGATGTTGATGGCGATCCGATCGCCAACCTGCTCGATGGATTGGAATAATGATGCGTGTGAGTGAGGAAGGCGGCGGTTACGCGCCCATTCAACAGATCGCCAGTCGAAAGATGTCGCAGGCAACCTTCGGCATGCAGCTGAAGGGGCACAAGCGTGCGCGCCTGATCATCCTCTTTTTTCTCATTGCGTTTTCCGCCGTGGGAGTTCGTTTGGGACAGTTGACGATCGGGACGCCCCGGCCGGTCGACCTGGCGCAGGAAGCCGATGACAAGATCCCGCGGCCCGAGATCGTTGACCGTAATGGCGAACTCGTTGCGACCGATATTCAGGTTGCCTCCCTCTTTGCCGATCCGCGCAAGATCATCGACATCGACGAGGCCGTCGAGCAGCTCACGGCGAACCTCCCGCGCCTGAAGGCCGATGAGGTGCGGCGCAAATTGTCGGATCGCAACCGCGCCTTCACCTGGCTCGCGCGTCAGATCAGTCCCGACGAACAGGCGATCATCCACAATCTCGGCATTCCCGGGATCGGCTTTCGCTGGGAGCGTCAGCGCATCTATCCCAAGGGCCGCCTGGCCGGCCATCTCGTCGGCTTCGTCGACATCGACAGCCGGGGCATTGCCGGCATGGAGCGCTATCTCGACGATCAGGGGCAGTTGCTCGTTGCCTCTTTGGCTGATCCGCTCGAGGCAAAAGCGGGCCCTGTCACCCTGGCCCTGGACGTTCGTGTCCAGCATGCCATGACCGAGGAGCTGCAGAAGGCCAAGGAAAAATTTAGCGCCGTCGCGGCCGCCGGCGTGGTCATGGACGTGAACACGGGCGAGATCCTCGCCATGTCTTCGATCCCGGACTTCAACCCCAATGATCCCGTTGAGGCCTTGCAGAAGGATCGCATCAACCGCCTGACCACAGCCGTCTATGAGATGGGCTCCACCTTCAAGACCGTCACCTTCGCCATGTGCCTGGATGCCGGCGTCAGCATGCAGTCCCGCTGGGACGCCCGCGGCGCCCTGGTGATCGGCCGCAGCCGCATCGGCGACTTTCGCGCCGAGAACCGGGTGCTGAGCCTGCCCGAAGTGTTCACCTATTCCTCGAATATCGGCACCGCCCGCATGGCCCTCGACCAGGGCATCGAGAAACATCAGGCATTCCTGAGAAAGCTGGGCTTCTTCGGCCGGATGCGCACCGAAATCCCCGAATCCGCAGCACCGTTGGTGCCGGCGCGGTGGGGCAAGATCTCCACGGCCACCATCGCCTTCGGTCACGGCATGTCCGTGGCGCCCCTGCAGCTTCTGTCCGCCGTGGCAGCCTTCATGAATGGCGGCAAGCTCATACCGCCGACATTCCTCAAGCGCGATCCGGAGCTGATGGCCGGGCTGGGCGAGCAGGTGATCAAGCCTGAGACCTCCGACAAGATGCGCTATCTGCTGCGCTTGAACGGCCAGATCGGCAGTGCGAAGAAGGCGGATGTGAAGGGTTATCGGGTCGGCGGCAAGACCGGTTCGGCGGAAAAGGTCGTGAACGGCCAGTACAGCAAGGGCAAGAACGTCACGAACTTCATCGCCGGCTTTCCCATGGAAAAGCCGCAATATCTGGTATTTGTCCTGTTGGATGAGCCGAATGCCTTGAAAGAGACATATGGCTTCAGAACATCGGGATGGAATGCGGTGCCGACGGGAGGCAAGATCATCGAGCGAATCGCGCCTCTGCTGGGAGTGTTACCGAAGTTCGACGATGGCACGACGAAGGGCGTCGCCATCGCCGCCAGTCTGCTGCAGTGAACGAGCCAGGATCGACTTTCATGCGCCTTGATGCCGTCATCGGCCCCGACGCACGCCTCACGGGGGCCCAGGCAGCCGTTGAGATTGCCGGGCTGACTGCCGACAGCAGGGCGGTGAAGCCGGGCTATTTGTTTGCCGCGTTGAAGGGGGTCAAGAGCGACGGCAGCGCCTTCGTGGCCAGCGCCCTTTCGCAAGGAGCGGTTGCCATCCTCACCGACGAGGCGACGTCGATCACCGTCGATCCGCGCATTCCCGTCCTGCGCAATCCCATCCCCCGGGCCGCCCTGGCGCGGGCCGCGGCCCGCTTCTACCACGCCCAGCCGGGCACTGTGGTCGCGGTGACCGGTACCAATGGCAAGACCTCCGTGGCGGCCTTTATCCGCCAGCTCTGGGCCCATGCCGGCCTCTCGGCCGCCAGTGTCGGCACCGTGGGCATCGTCTCCCCCAAGGGCGAGCGCAAGCTTCATCACACGACCCCCGACCCGGTCGAGCTCCA
This region includes:
- the rsmH gene encoding 16S rRNA (cytosine(1402)-N(4))-methyltransferase RsmH — its product is MPAFHKEQMPSGHVPVLLAEVMAALAPKASEIFIDGTFGAGGYSRALLEVEGTTVIAIDRDPTAIAAGQPLLEKYPGRLSLLPGRFAEMAELVSALGVSSVDGVTLDVGVSSMQLDQAERGFSFMQDGPLDMRMGGEGMSAADVVAEFSETALANVIFTYGEERKSRPIARAIVKARSIEPIARTVQLAEIVERALGGRRPQDRIHPATRTFQALRIFVNDELGELARGLGAAERLLRPGGRLAVVSFHSLEDRIVKRFFADRTGRSPRTSRHAPEEDHVAPSFEAIGRGVISASEAEARDNPRARSAKLRAGCRTSADAIPLDAERLGMKAIDREALSC
- the ftsL gene encoding cell division protein FtsL — its product is MLRILNGILVVALMGLAFWLYRLEYDARVAENQISTLKRQITGEYEAIRLLRGEWAHLTRPQRIQELAAKHLTMAPLQPPQIIAAQDLATAIPEYDRFRKPDVDGDPIANLLDGLE
- a CDS encoding peptidoglycan D,D-transpeptidase FtsI family protein, with translation MMRVSEEGGGYAPIQQIASRKMSQATFGMQLKGHKRARLIILFFLIAFSAVGVRLGQLTIGTPRPVDLAQEADDKIPRPEIVDRNGELVATDIQVASLFADPRKIIDIDEAVEQLTANLPRLKADEVRRKLSDRNRAFTWLARQISPDEQAIIHNLGIPGIGFRWERQRIYPKGRLAGHLVGFVDIDSRGIAGMERYLDDQGQLLVASLADPLEAKAGPVTLALDVRVQHAMTEELQKAKEKFSAVAAAGVVMDVNTGEILAMSSIPDFNPNDPVEALQKDRINRLTTAVYEMGSTFKTVTFAMCLDAGVSMQSRWDARGALVIGRSRIGDFRAENRVLSLPEVFTYSSNIGTARMALDQGIEKHQAFLRKLGFFGRMRTEIPESAAPLVPARWGKISTATIAFGHGMSVAPLQLLSAVAAFMNGGKLIPPTFLKRDPELMAGLGEQVIKPETSDKMRYLLRLNGQIGSAKKADVKGYRVGGKTGSAEKVVNGQYSKGKNVTNFIAGFPMEKPQYLVFVLLDEPNALKETYGFRTSGWNAVPTGGKIIERIAPLLGVLPKFDDGTTKGVAIAASLLQ